GACTCCTTCCCCTTCAGCACGGGCGAAGTCATCAACGTGGATGGCGGATTTCATCTGAGGAGACTTTAGGGGACTCCAGGACTCGGGGAGAATCGCCTTGCTCAGTGCAGTTTGCTGGGCCTATCTTGAAGTTATATGCCGGCACAAGTTCACACCGTTCGCACCTGGCCTAAGCCCGGCGAAGTCTTCTATCCGGAAAGCGATGGAAAACCCATGGCGGAGAACACCGAGCAGTTCAATTGGATCGTGCTGTTGGTAGAAAACCTCAAAGCGCTCTTCGCGGATGACCCCAATGTGTTCGTCGCCGGCGATTTGCTTTGGTACCCCGTCCAGGGCCGCGTGGACATCTCGATTGCGCCGGACGCGATGGTTGCCTTTGGCCGGCCCATGGGGTTCCGCGGAAGCTACAAACAGTGGGAGGAAGGCGGGGTTGCCCCGCAGGTTGTCTTTGAGGTGCTTTCCCCGAACAACACCGCCCTGGAGATGCTGGATAAATTCAACGCCTACACTCGATACGGAGTCGAGGAGTATTACCTCTATGATCCGGACAAGAAGGAATTTCGCGCCTGGCTGCGGCGTGGTGATCGGTTGGAGCCGCTGGCGAACGTGGAAGGATTCCAAAGTCCACGCCTCAAAGTCCGGTTCTGGCTCACGGCGGACGGGTTGAAGGTGGAGAGGCCTGATGGCACGGCGTTCCAAACGCACCTTGAACTGCTCCGGCGTTCAACCGAGGAACGGCAGCGGGCCGACCAGGAACGCCGACGGGCCGAGCAAGAACATCTGCGCGCCGAGCAGGAGCGTCTGCGCGCCGAGCGATTGGCCGAGAAACTCCGCCGCCTGGGCGTCAACCCGGAGGAAACCTGATTCTGCGTTGGCCCGGAACATGTGGACGCACTCAGCCGTGACAGGACCGGAAACGTAAAGCGTAAAACCTAAAACGTAAAACGTAAGCCGAGCGTTACGCCCTTTACGTTTTACGTTTCACGTTTTAGAAACCATGTCGCTCCACATCGATCTCACTCTGACTCCCCAAAAACTCGTTCGCGCCAGCGAGCGCCTTTTCGAGCTGTCGGCAGCGAAAATCCTTAGCCTGGAGCGAACCTGGAACCCCGCCCGAGGAACCCCGGTCTTCACGGTCAAAGGAAAATACACCACGCGCGGTTGGACCGAATGGACGCGGGGATTTCAGTTCGGCTCCGCCCTGCTGCAATTCGACGCCACGGGGGAGAAACGGTTCCTGGAAATCGGCCGCTCGAAAACCGTCCAACTGATGGCGACGCACGTTTCGCACGTCGGCGTGCACGATCACGGCTTCAACAACGTTTCGACCTACGGCAATCTGCTGCGGTTGATGCGCGAAGGGAAAATCCCGTTCAACGACCGCGAAAAGGACTTCTGCGAGCTGGCGCTCAAAGTTTCCGGGGCCGTGCAAGCGGCGCGGTGGTCCACGACGGTGGAGGGCGGCGGCTACATCTATTCGTTCAACGGCCCGCACTCGTTGTTCATCGACACAATGCGTTCGCTTCGTTCCCTGGCGGCCGCTCATCAGCTCGGCCATGTCCTGATGGGCGAGCGCGACCGAAAGATCTCCCTGCTGGAACGTTTGGTCGAGCACGCGGCTACCACCGCGAAATACAACGTCTATTACGGCGAAGGCCGGGACGCCTATGACGTGCGCGGTCGGACAGCGCACGAGAGCATCTTCAACACGAACGACGGCAGCTACCGCTGCCCCAGTTCGCAGCAAGGCTATTCGCCGTTCAGCACCTGGACGCGGGGATTGGCCTGGGCGGTCCTGGGTTTCGCCGAACAACTGGAGTTCTTCGAATCGGTGACGGACGAAGACCTCGACGAGGCGACCCGCCACGACTCCGTGCCCCGGGAATACAACCTGTTTTTGGAATCAATGCACAAGGCCGCGCTCGCAACCGCGGACTTTTACCTCGCGAACGCTTGTGCGGATGGCGTCCCGATGTGGGATACCGGGGCGCCGAATCTCCATCGCCTGGGAAATTACCTCGGCCAAGCATCCGATCCATTCAATCCTTGGGAGCCAGTGGATAGTTCCGCCGCCGCCATTGCGGCGCAAGGTCTCCTCCGGCTTGGCAAATATCTGATGGGAAAAGGCAAGAAGAAGTCCGGCGCCCGCTATCGGCAGGCGGGGTTGACCGTGGCGAAGACGCTCTTGGGCGAACCGTACCTTTCGGCCGACCCGCGTCACCAGGGCCTCCTGTTGCACTCGGTCTATCACCGGCCCAATGGCTGGGATTATGTCGCGCGCGGCCAGAAAGTCCCCAACGGCGAGAGCTCGATGTGGGGCGATTACCACATTCGAGAACTGGCGCTGCTGCTGTTGCGTGAGGCGCGGGGCGAGCCTTACGTGGCGTTCTTCGATTCCACCTCGCCCCGGCCCTCTCCCGTTTTTTCAAAGCACCGAGCCGGCGGTTGAGTTCACCCCATCTCGAACGCGCCGCGACCGTTCTTTCTGAGATAGCTCACGAGGAATCTTAGAGCGTGTCCGAAAATTGCGCGGGGTCCTGCGGCGAGGGATTTTGGCTGTGGCCAAGGCGGCGAGGTCCGAGCATCCCCAACGCGGGCTGTAAGGACCGAGCCAACGCAGGCCACGGACAAAAGACCCGCCGCCCGGAGGGTTTTCGCGCCAAAGGCCGCCTGGCTTCGTTGCTCCTCAGTCGAAGATCCAGGGAGGATATTCTCCTTCGTCGCGCCTCGCCATCCGGCCTTTGGCGCGAAAACAGGACCCCGCGGAATTTTCGGACACGCTCTTAGACCGTGTTGAATCTGGCCAGATTGATCAATAGATCAATCATTCCGTGCCAATCGCTCTACAAACCGTGGAAAGCACTCCCGATGGACGCATGGCATTGCACGGACAATTCTATGTTGCATATGCAACGTAGAATTGTCCGCCATTGTTTTCAGACGTTCGCGGGAAGGGAAAGGGCGCGAACGATCAGTGGGTCTGGCGCACTCGGAAGAACCCGCTCGCCGCGCTCGGAACCGTTCCGGTGTAGGTAGTCGTACCTTGAACCCCCTGAACGCCCGAAGACATTACGGTGGGCCATGAACCCAAGGTTTGCGTGTAATCCACCGCGTAGGTCTTGCCCGCGGCGGAATCCCACTTCAGCGTGATCGTCCGCGTGCCGGCGTTGTACTGAAGGCTGGTGATCTTTGGGGCCGACGCTGTCACGGCGACATTGCCGGTGTCGATGAGCCGGAAGTTGTCCACGTAGATCGTGAGCGGCCCGACGAACGGGTCTTCGGTGGCATCAAAGTTGTCTGCAAACCGAATGACGATCTGGCCTTCCTCCGGGAACCCTGTGACCAGATCGAGCGCGAGCGACATGGTGCGCTTGCCGTTGTTGGACTCCAACTGATCGTTGTTCGAACCGAAATAGACGGCGTTATTCATCCATGAGGTGCCGGTGGGAAAGATGATGTCGTACCGGAAAATGTAACGCGCGACGTCCGTGGACCTGGCTGCCTGGCGTATCTTGTTGGAGGCGTCTTCGGAGAGCGTGATCTTGAAATCATGCACCCACCACTCGGCCATGGACAGATTAACCTGGAGCGACTTGCTGCCGTGGGTGACGTTCGGGTCGTCGGTGCCCGATTTTGTGTATTGCTTCAAGCTGACCCCGTCCGGAATTCTGCCTCCGCCCCAGTCGCCCAGGGCAACGGCATCTATGTTTTGTTCGAAGGATTCCAGAACGACGGCGTTTTCCGCGGAGAAAGTTGCTGCGGACAACGAGGAGATGACCAAGGACCGAACTCAGCGTTATCTCAGCGTTTCGCTGGAGGATGGACGCCTCTTTCGGCAGCTCGTGGAAGCGACCGGAGCAAAGCGGGTCGTGGAAGTGGGCACTTCGACCGGTTATTCGGGCCTCTGGTTCGCTCTGGGGTTGCGCTCCACCGGCGGAAAACTGATCACGCACGAGCTGGATCCAGGGCGCGCGCAGACGGCGCAGAGCAACTTCAAGAAGGCCGGTGTCGATGACCTCGTCACCGTGATCGTGGGCGACGCCCACGAGACGGTGAAGCAACACAAGGATCCGATCGACATTCTGTTTCTCGATGCCGACAAGGAAGGTTACATCGATTATCTCCAGAAACTGCTGCCCTTGGTGCGTCCGGGTGGATTGATCCTGGCCCACAACATGAAATCGCCTCGCCCCGACCCGCGTTACATCGAAGCGATCACGACTGACCCGAATCTGGATACGAGCTTCGTGCTCATGGAAGGTTCGGGCGTCGGCCTCACGTTGAAGAAACGTTGAGCCGCAATCTTCTTCAGTCAAGGGGGGCGAGGACTCCCGCCGAGCCTTCCCATGAACCAGACGGTAGGGCGAGCCTGTCCCCAGCGAGCCGAGTCGGACGTGGCCGAGGCACGTCGAGCGGCTCGCCGGGACGGACTCGCCCTACCGGGTTCAAGGGGCGAGTGCATGGCTACGCGTTCCACCGCGTCTTTTGAAATGGTTTTGGTCGATGGGGCGAAAAGGTCAGGGACGGAGTGGGTTTCCTGGGAGGTGTGTATAGAGAGGCTTTCCGCGATGGCATTGGCTCGGTGGGAGCTTCGCCCCACCGTTAACGGAGGGGATACTCACAGGTTGAATTCACCGTTGCACGCGGCTCGGCGCAAAACTAAACTCCCTCTCGTGCATCTGATCTTTCCTGGGTTGATATGAAACACCATCTGGATTTTGAGAAGCCGATTGCGGAATTGCAGAGAAAACTGGAGGAATTCAAACAGCACCCGGAAAAGCACTCCTTGGGGATCAGCATGGAGACGGAGATTCTGCAGATCGAAAAAAAGATCGAGGAGGAACGGAAGCGGATTTTCTCCGATCTGACGCCCTGGCAACGGGTTCAATTGGCCCGCCACCCCAAACGCCCTTACACGCTGGATTACATCAAGACCGCTCTCACGGATTTTTCGGAGATTCACGGGGACCGCCTTTACGGAGACGACCAGGCCGTAGTGGGAGGGTTCGCGCAGTTGGACGGCCACCGCGTTATGGTGATCGGCACGCAAAAGGGACGCGACACGAAGGAGAACATCCGGCGCAACTTTGGCTCCGCGCACCCGGAAGGCTATCGCAAGGCGCTTCGGCTCATGCGCCTGGCGGGCAAGTTCAACCTGCCGATTATCGCGCTGATCGACACCGCCGGCGCGTATCCCGGCATCGGAGCGGAGGAACGGCACATCGCCGAGGCCATCGCGGTGAACCTGCGGGAGATGATGTTGATCG
Above is a window of Verrucomicrobiota bacterium DNA encoding:
- a CDS encoding O-methyltransferase, with protein sequence MDRLTWSDLLPWVTFGSSVPDFVYCFKLTPSGILPPPQSPRATASMFCSKDSRTTAFSAEKVAADNEEMTKDRTQRYLSVSLEDGRLFRQLVEATGAKRVVEVGTSTGYSGLWFALGLRSTGGKLITHELDPGRAQTAQSNFKKAGVDDLVTVIVGDAHETVKQHKDPIDILFLDADKEGYIDYLQKLLPLVRPGGLILAHNMKSPRPDPRYIEAITTDPNLDTSFVLMEGSGVGLTLKKR
- a CDS encoding Uma2 family endonuclease yields the protein MPAQVHTVRTWPKPGEVFYPESDGKPMAENTEQFNWIVLLVENLKALFADDPNVFVAGDLLWYPVQGRVDISIAPDAMVAFGRPMGFRGSYKQWEEGGVAPQVVFEVLSPNNTALEMLDKFNAYTRYGVEEYYLYDPDKKEFRAWLRRGDRLEPLANVEGFQSPRLKVRFWLTADGLKVERPDGTAFQTHLELLRRSTEERQRADQERRRAEQEHLRAEQERLRAERLAEKLRRLGVNPEET
- a CDS encoding acetyl-CoA carboxylase carboxyltransferase subunit alpha is translated as MKHHLDFEKPIAELQRKLEEFKQHPEKHSLGISMETEILQIEKKIEEERKRIFSDLTPWQRVQLARHPKRPYTLDYIKTALTDFSEIHGDRLYGDDQAVVGGFAQLDGHRVMVIGTQKGRDTKENIRRNFGSAHPEGYRKALRLMRLAGKFNLPIIALIDTAGAYPGIGAEERHIAEAIAVNLREMMLIEVPIIAAVIGEGGSGGALGIGVADRVLILENAYYSVISPEGCAAILWKDRTAAARAAEALKITAKELCELGLVDEVIPEPLGGAHNDFAATAARLKNRLLFHLDELQKLSEGDRLQRRYAKFRAFGHFQEKPPAPANP
- a CDS encoding glycosyl hydrolase produces the protein MSLHIDLTLTPQKLVRASERLFELSAAKILSLERTWNPARGTPVFTVKGKYTTRGWTEWTRGFQFGSALLQFDATGEKRFLEIGRSKTVQLMATHVSHVGVHDHGFNNVSTYGNLLRLMREGKIPFNDREKDFCELALKVSGAVQAARWSTTVEGGGYIYSFNGPHSLFIDTMRSLRSLAAAHQLGHVLMGERDRKISLLERLVEHAATTAKYNVYYGEGRDAYDVRGRTAHESIFNTNDGSYRCPSSQQGYSPFSTWTRGLAWAVLGFAEQLEFFESVTDEDLDEATRHDSVPREYNLFLESMHKAALATADFYLANACADGVPMWDTGAPNLHRLGNYLGQASDPFNPWEPVDSSAAAIAAQGLLRLGKYLMGKGKKKSGARYRQAGLTVAKTLLGEPYLSADPRHQGLLLHSVYHRPNGWDYVARGQKVPNGESSMWGDYHIRELALLLLREARGEPYVAFFDSTSPRPSPVFSKHRAGG